A region from the Bosea sp. RAC05 genome encodes:
- a CDS encoding exonuclease domain-containing protein codes for MAPVGFRPPGSIIEIGAVELLRQDDRWEKGRTYHTMVNPEGPVERRAIQIHGIHETRLKDAPRFAEVFEPFSRFIGSAGIIAHAYENERLYLDYEFARLGRTNWGDEAYPIGRWLCTQRAFARQFNQTSKSLDVVCDKLWLDRSERDFHGALLDADLTADVLVMLELMALHGYDVETARGLSLGLTALC; via the coding sequence GTGGCCCCCGTCGGCTTTCGCCCGCCTGGATCGATCATCGAGATCGGTGCGGTCGAGCTGCTCCGCCAGGACGATCGCTGGGAGAAGGGGCGGACCTACCATACGATGGTCAACCCGGAGGGCCCCGTCGAACGGCGGGCAATTCAGATACACGGGATCCATGAGACCAGGCTGAAGGACGCGCCTCGTTTCGCCGAGGTCTTCGAGCCGTTCTCGCGCTTCATCGGCAGCGCCGGCATCATTGCTCACGCCTATGAGAACGAGCGGCTCTATCTCGATTATGAGTTCGCGCGCCTGGGGCGCACCAACTGGGGTGACGAGGCCTATCCGATCGGCCGGTGGCTCTGCACGCAGCGGGCCTTCGCTCGGCAGTTCAACCAGACGTCAAAGAGCCTCGACGTCGTCTGCGACAAGCTCTGGCTCGACCGGTCGGAAAGGGATTTCCATGGTGCACTCCTCGACGCTGATCTCACCGCCGACGTTCTGGTGATGCTCGAACTTATGGCCTTGCATGGCTACGATGTAGAAACGGCAAGGGGGCTGTCTCTCGGCCTAACCGCTCTCTGCTGA
- a CDS encoding secretion/conjugation apparatus DotM-related subunit, translated as MEIQIYPKQILAGFVGGLIATPAVHLILSQFISSDNWSTALVVGGLGIAAAAVAGNGDYEHSKAVVQSGAVKPDIHLNVSEFLDRHGSSGAGDLRNEMILRNAFSAQVRRPVSPALYESLMIAFHWAKTGNLAALDCLKGVYTTPSDGMDKVYMPGLTYFKYEFCPTTTTSLYGDLEVFHGSDVTRLIAAFVGSGLASCDLRWLKAVDRGLWYAITNVGRRVYFAEGAGPIAHYMAERAAGKAIRTPEVELAVLGAISAVSIHIENEEVSTHSRPASQSTNLDDG; from the coding sequence ATGGAAATTCAGATCTATCCCAAGCAGATACTCGCCGGCTTTGTTGGCGGCTTGATCGCTACTCCAGCCGTCCACCTGATCCTGTCTCAGTTCATCAGCTCGGATAATTGGTCCACTGCATTGGTCGTCGGGGGCCTTGGGATCGCAGCCGCGGCCGTGGCCGGCAACGGGGATTATGAGCACTCAAAGGCAGTGGTTCAGTCGGGTGCGGTTAAGCCCGACATCCACCTGAACGTCTCCGAATTCCTGGATCGTCACGGGAGCTCGGGGGCCGGCGACCTGCGCAATGAGATGATCCTGCGGAATGCCTTTTCGGCACAGGTCAGGCGTCCCGTTTCGCCTGCTCTGTACGAGAGTTTGATGATTGCCTTCCACTGGGCAAAGACGGGCAATCTCGCCGCTCTGGATTGTTTGAAAGGGGTCTACACGACGCCGAGCGACGGCATGGACAAAGTCTACATGCCCGGCCTCACATACTTCAAATACGAATTCTGCCCCACGACGACGACCAGTCTCTACGGCGACCTGGAGGTTTTCCACGGAAGCGACGTGACCAGACTGATTGCTGCCTTTGTCGGAAGCGGGCTTGCGAGCTGCGACCTCAGGTGGCTCAAGGCCGTTGACCGCGGCCTCTGGTACGCCATCACGAACGTCGGCAGACGGGTCTATTTCGCCGAAGGTGCGGGCCCGATTGCACACTATATGGCGGAGCGGGCAGCAGGCAAAGCTATCCGCACCCCAGAGGTAGAGCTCGCAGTCCTGGGCGCGATTTCTGCCGTCTCCATCCACATCGAGAATGAGGAAGTCAGCACACATTCCCGACCGGCCTCTCAGTCGACCAATCTGGATGACGGTTGA
- a CDS encoding sulfite oxidase-like oxidoreductase yields MDARGPEASDIQSSKLAETKLRWAEEGRFLTGRRSDPSTERLPPGQHLTESWPVLDLGPKPYIDMNTWRLEVSGDVEAPQSFTWQEILDLPQTSSVSDIHCVTSWSRYDNAWEGISTADLIALIRPGQSVRYVQLISCDGYTTNLPLDDFTRAGCLLAHSWEGRPLTRVHGAPLRLVIPHLYFWKSAKWLKAIRFSSDDEPGYWETRGYHNYGDPWREQRYRGN; encoded by the coding sequence GTGGATGCCCGCGGACCGGAAGCCAGCGATATCCAGAGTTCCAAGCTCGCTGAAACGAAACTGCGCTGGGCGGAGGAGGGGCGGTTCTTGACCGGCCGACGCTCTGACCCGTCCACGGAGCGATTGCCGCCCGGACAGCACCTGACTGAATCGTGGCCTGTGCTCGACCTTGGGCCCAAGCCCTACATCGACATGAACACCTGGCGCCTCGAGGTCTCCGGCGATGTCGAAGCTCCGCAATCTTTCACCTGGCAGGAGATCCTCGACCTGCCTCAGACATCAAGCGTCTCGGACATTCACTGCGTCACATCGTGGTCGAGATATGACAACGCGTGGGAAGGCATTTCGACCGCCGACCTCATCGCGCTCATCCGTCCTGGTCAATCGGTCAGATACGTCCAGCTGATCTCCTGCGACGGCTACACGACCAACCTGCCTCTCGATGACTTCACCAGGGCTGGCTGCCTGCTCGCCCATAGCTGGGAGGGCCGCCCCCTGACCCGCGTGCACGGCGCCCCGCTGCGCCTCGTCATCCCGCACCTGTATTTCTGGAAGAGCGCCAAATGGCTCAAAGCCATCCGTTTCAGCTCGGACGATGAGCCCGGCTATTGGGAGACGCGAGGCTACCATAACTACGGGGATCCGTGGCGTGAGCAGCGTTATCGCGGCAACTGA
- a CDS encoding cold-shock protein, which yields MATGTVKWFNSTKGYGFITPDAGGKDVFVHISAVERAGMRDLIEGQKLTYELEADRKSGKESAVNLRSA from the coding sequence ATGGCCACCGGAACTGTGAAATGGTTCAACTCGACCAAGGGGTACGGGTTCATCACGCCCGATGCAGGCGGCAAGGACGTTTTCGTTCACATCAGCGCTGTCGAGCGCGCCGGAATGCGGGATCTGATCGAAGGTCAGAAGCTCACCTATGAGCTCGAAGCCGACCGCAAATCCGGCAAGGAGAGCGCCGTCAATCTGCGCTCGGCCTGA
- a CDS encoding DUF2339 domain-containing protein, with translation MLVLVIVGLLALAAVMVSKLSAIEKALTDLVASNTRTADRIADLEAAVSGLRGSKVPAPDQDQQADLAAKPAPSPDALLTVAMAAAPLPEEVATVAVPVETPSDAKEAELPLPPTKWAYSPSPPSPIEEAPAAVDNTPEPAAKFWRGFDPMRWAIWVGGIALALGGMFLIKQMAEVGLFGPRFRIIMGIVFAVALVWFGDRLRRGIGKLDADPLIGSVVTGAGLVMGYAVVYAAHAIYGFIGPTLALVVLGAVAVGSVLLAARHTIWIGLVGLLGAYAAPVVLAPVGLANLQLLVYLAFLTAAIHVIARLQSSILLSQVAGAAAGLWTFAFLAAGTHWLQATHALIQSLMAAVFLVVLPLRARPAGEPYDRGGAPWSYPLAAIAFFAIGLAHVQGGVVGPTTAVGIVAVIGLFTASAFFEELAVAAILAPAASVLMAWNWPHPDFGVPMGYAAFSALVAIAGFASVYQRVRRWQTDVDIMKAVCVAVVGFPIIAILIPMAWARHGVELPAPFYGLSMLIVALVCAGTALAIRTEEIRKAGTMRIGEWFLLAAPVLAAHSAFIGLGRTWIPAAVAVIASATLYGARHVDCRRLWGAGALVAGVSSVAGLGFFAYTASQGFPGLPVIVPMLGLSGAILLLTARFVARSLNEPWRSILDGSATALLLSFAMALVHLASGSLAPEHGRWILLEAASHFVVIATATFMIARIAAERPSVFINVALVLARIWLALHGAVGLLVLANPWYSGEPVVGWPIVNSLTAGYLIPAAVLFYFRRKLPGDNRMALIWGVTASLLCLAWATLSVRFAFAGADLTGWSFTEAETTAYSVVWVLCGIAATVIGTIRGVRELSLLGSALLMFATCKVFLVDMRHVGGMLRALSFMGLGISLIAIAIFVRWMDKIRIRSATLAEEKY, from the coding sequence ATGCTTGTTCTGGTAATCGTCGGGCTTCTTGCCCTCGCGGCCGTCATGGTCAGCAAGCTCTCGGCGATCGAGAAGGCTCTGACCGACCTGGTTGCCAGCAACACCCGGACAGCAGACAGGATCGCCGATCTCGAAGCGGCGGTCTCTGGTCTTCGAGGAAGCAAGGTTCCTGCCCCAGACCAAGATCAACAGGCCGACCTTGCGGCGAAACCCGCCCCGTCACCGGATGCATTGCTCACGGTGGCGATGGCAGCAGCGCCTCTTCCAGAGGAAGTCGCGACAGTGGCGGTGCCCGTCGAAACACCGTCCGATGCGAAAGAGGCCGAGCTGCCCCTGCCTCCGACGAAGTGGGCCTACTCTCCGTCACCTCCTTCCCCCATCGAAGAAGCTCCTGCGGCGGTCGACAACACCCCGGAACCTGCCGCCAAATTCTGGCGCGGCTTCGACCCCATGCGTTGGGCTATCTGGGTCGGCGGCATCGCCCTCGCGCTGGGCGGCATGTTCCTGATCAAGCAGATGGCCGAAGTCGGGCTGTTTGGGCCTCGCTTCCGCATCATCATGGGCATTGTTTTCGCGGTGGCGCTGGTCTGGTTCGGCGATCGCTTGCGCCGCGGCATCGGCAAGCTGGACGCCGATCCTCTGATCGGATCGGTCGTTACTGGCGCCGGCCTCGTGATGGGCTACGCCGTCGTGTATGCGGCTCACGCAATCTATGGCTTCATCGGGCCAACCCTGGCTCTGGTGGTTCTCGGCGCTGTGGCCGTGGGCTCCGTTCTTCTGGCCGCACGCCATACCATCTGGATCGGGCTGGTCGGTTTGCTCGGTGCCTACGCAGCACCGGTCGTGTTGGCTCCCGTCGGCCTCGCCAATCTGCAACTGCTGGTCTATCTCGCCTTCCTGACCGCGGCGATCCACGTCATCGCCAGGCTCCAGTCGTCGATCCTTTTGAGCCAGGTTGCGGGGGCGGCCGCTGGGTTGTGGACGTTTGCGTTCCTCGCAGCCGGGACGCATTGGCTCCAGGCAACCCACGCCCTCATTCAGTCGCTGATGGCTGCCGTCTTCCTTGTGGTCCTGCCATTGCGGGCTCGGCCGGCAGGAGAGCCTTATGACCGTGGCGGCGCCCCCTGGTCCTATCCGCTCGCGGCCATCGCGTTTTTCGCCATCGGCTTGGCTCATGTCCAAGGCGGGGTGGTCGGGCCGACCACCGCAGTCGGTATCGTCGCCGTCATCGGGCTGTTTACCGCCTCGGCCTTTTTCGAAGAACTTGCCGTTGCAGCGATCCTCGCCCCGGCGGCGTCTGTGCTGATGGCCTGGAACTGGCCACATCCGGACTTCGGTGTGCCGATGGGGTATGCGGCATTCTCGGCATTGGTGGCGATCGCGGGCTTTGCGTCGGTCTATCAGCGCGTGAGGCGTTGGCAGACCGACGTCGACATCATGAAGGCAGTCTGCGTCGCCGTGGTCGGTTTCCCGATCATCGCGATCCTGATCCCGATGGCCTGGGCGCGACACGGCGTTGAACTGCCGGCGCCATTCTATGGCCTGTCGATGCTCATCGTCGCTCTGGTCTGCGCTGGTACGGCGCTGGCCATCAGAACGGAAGAGATCAGGAAGGCTGGCACCATGCGCATTGGCGAGTGGTTCCTGCTCGCCGCCCCTGTCCTGGCAGCCCACAGCGCCTTCATCGGGCTCGGGCGGACGTGGATACCGGCCGCTGTCGCTGTCATCGCATCTGCGACCCTCTACGGCGCCCGTCACGTCGACTGCAGGCGCCTCTGGGGTGCTGGCGCCCTGGTCGCTGGTGTGTCGAGCGTCGCCGGCCTGGGTTTCTTCGCCTACACTGCATCTCAAGGCTTCCCTGGGCTTCCGGTCATTGTGCCGATGCTCGGCCTTTCGGGCGCCATCCTGCTGCTGACTGCCCGCTTCGTTGCGAGGTCGCTCAATGAGCCCTGGCGCTCGATCCTGGATGGATCGGCAACGGCCCTGCTGCTTTCGTTTGCGATGGCGCTCGTGCATCTGGCATCCGGCTCGCTTGCTCCCGAGCATGGCCGCTGGATTCTGCTGGAGGCGGCGTCGCATTTCGTGGTCATCGCCACGGCGACGTTCATGATCGCGCGCATCGCGGCAGAACGGCCGAGCGTGTTCATCAACGTGGCGCTCGTGTTGGCTCGGATCTGGCTTGCGCTCCACGGAGCGGTTGGCCTGCTCGTCCTGGCGAACCCCTGGTACAGCGGCGAGCCCGTGGTCGGCTGGCCGATCGTCAACTCCCTGACCGCCGGCTACCTGATCCCCGCCGCCGTGCTGTTCTACTTCCGCAGGAAGCTGCCGGGCGACAACCGGATGGCACTCATCTGGGGTGTCACGGCCAGCCTGCTATGCCTGGCCTGGGCCACGCTGAGCGTGAGGTTCGCCTTTGCCGGGGCAGATCTCACCGGCTGGAGCTTCACCGAGGCAGAGACGACAGCCTATTCGGTGGTCTGGGTGCTCTGCGGGATTGCGGCTACGGTGATCGGCACGATCCGCGGCGTCCGCGAGCTCAGCCTTCTTGGGTCGGCGCTCCTGATGTTCGCGACGTGCAAGGTTTTCCTCGTCGACATGCGCCATGTCGGCGGCATGCTTCGCGCGCTGTCATTCATGGGCCTTGGCATCAGCCTCATCGCGATCGCGATCTTCGTCCGCTGGATGGACAAGATCCGCATACGCTCTGCGACGCTCGCTGAAGAGAAATACTGA